The Pontibacter pudoricolor genome contains a region encoding:
- a CDS encoding LytR/AlgR family response regulator transcription factor, protein MIIRCIAVDDEPLALDILESYISKLPFLQLVKTCSSATEAMQVLQEEQVDLMFLDIEMPELTGIQFLNILKNQPLVIFTTAYPEYAMEGFNHDAVDYLLKPIPFDRFLKAVTKAQERMQQRHPKQAEQTIITQASPAPEQEFMFVKADYKTIRVDFKDILWIEGLKDYVIIQTKDQKIITLLSMNKMMEKLPDSKFLRVHRSFIVSLPKIDSIEKSRIRIGQKEIPIGEVYKDQFLKWVEENNIM, encoded by the coding sequence ATGATCATCCGCTGCATCGCCGTAGACGACGAACCTCTTGCCCTCGACATACTCGAAAGTTACATCAGTAAGCTACCTTTTCTGCAACTGGTAAAAACCTGCTCCAGCGCTACTGAAGCCATGCAAGTGTTGCAGGAAGAACAGGTAGACCTGATGTTCCTGGATATTGAAATGCCCGAGCTGACCGGTATACAGTTCCTGAACATTCTGAAAAACCAGCCGCTTGTAATTTTTACGACAGCTTACCCTGAGTATGCCATGGAAGGCTTTAACCACGATGCCGTCGATTACCTGCTCAAGCCTATCCCCTTCGACCGTTTTCTGAAGGCAGTTACCAAAGCGCAGGAGCGTATGCAGCAGCGTCATCCGAAGCAGGCTGAACAAACTATAATTACGCAGGCCTCCCCGGCACCCGAGCAGGAGTTCATGTTTGTGAAGGCTGACTACAAAACTATACGCGTTGATTTTAAAGACATACTCTGGATCGAAGGCCTGAAGGATTACGTGATCATCCAGACCAAAGACCAGAAGATCATTACACTGCTATCCATGAACAAGATGATGGAGAAACTACCTGATTCTAAATTCCTGCGCGTGCACCGCTCGTTTATAGTTTCCCTACCGAAAATCGACAGCATCGAGAAAAGCCGCATCCGCATAGGCCAGAAAGAAATTCCGATAGGCGAAGTCTACAAAGACCAGTTCCTGAAGTGGGTGGAAGAGAATAATATTATGTAA
- a CDS encoding restriction endonuclease, whose product MDIPKFDETFLPILEILKTDKILKTRDLIDEVKTRFYSELTEDQLKQKTKSGDLLIDNRIAWGKSYLKKGGYVFFPERGYVQITEKGKSHSASLTVRDLENESSLFNFYKQEAPKSLSNAIPEANLSSPQDLIDEGVKRIDDDVKIELLTKLKGTNPYFFEKVVLRLLKKMGYGEYIETAKSGDGGIDGIINEDQLGLDKIYIQAKRFNDGKVRETNIRNFIGAMSGDTNKGVFVTTSEFDSKALEKARSATTKLFVLMEKSWLI is encoded by the coding sequence ATGGATATTCCGAAATTTGACGAAACGTTTTTACCGATATTAGAAATTCTTAAGACTGATAAAATCTTGAAGACTCGTGATTTAATCGACGAAGTAAAAACTAGATTTTATTCTGAATTAACCGAAGATCAACTCAAACAAAAAACAAAATCAGGCGATCTACTAATTGACAATAGAATAGCTTGGGGGAAATCGTATTTAAAGAAGGGTGGTTATGTATTTTTTCCTGAAAGAGGCTATGTTCAAATAACAGAAAAGGGGAAAAGTCACTCAGCAAGCTTAACGGTGCGAGACCTTGAAAATGAATCCTCATTATTTAACTTTTATAAGCAGGAAGCTCCTAAATCTCTTTCAAATGCAATTCCTGAAGCCAATCTTTCCTCACCGCAGGACTTAATAGACGAAGGTGTAAAGAGAATAGATGATGATGTAAAAATTGAATTATTGACGAAACTTAAAGGGACTAATCCATACTTTTTTGAAAAAGTTGTTTTGAGACTTTTGAAAAAAATGGGTTACGGCGAATATATTGAAACGGCAAAGTCGGGTGATGGTGGAATTGATGGAATTATTAATGAAGACCAGCTTGGCTTGGATAAGATCTATATACAGGCTAAAAGATTTAATGATGGCAAAGTAAGAGAGACTAATATTAGAAATTTCATAGGCGCTATGAGTGGCGACACCAACAAAGGAGTATTTGTTACCACATCAGAATTTGATAGTAAGGCCTTGGAAAAAGCTCGTTCAGCCACCACAAAATTATTTGTATTGATGGAAAAAAGCTGGTTGATTTAA
- the dapA gene encoding 4-hydroxy-tetrahydrodipicolinate synthase, whose protein sequence is MIQERLKGTGVALVTPFTKDLAVDYNGLKKLLDFVLDGGVDYLVINGTTAESVTTTAEEKKQILQTIKEHVNGRVPLVYGLGGNNTQELLNSFATTDLNGIDAILSVSPYYNKPSQQGIYQHYVAIADASPVPVILYNVPGRTGSNVTAETTLKLAAHPNIVAIKEASGNLEQCMAIAKHKPADFMLISGDDVLTLPMISIGAVGVISVLANAFPEKFSNMIRHGLNYDFAKASQLLYDFVDINPLMYEEGNPVGVKALLERFGVCEPAVRMPLVEASAGLRDRLYKLI, encoded by the coding sequence ATGATTCAGGAAAGATTAAAAGGAACGGGCGTAGCATTGGTAACGCCATTCACAAAAGACCTGGCTGTAGACTATAACGGCCTTAAAAAGCTGCTGGACTTTGTGCTGGATGGCGGCGTAGATTACCTGGTAATTAATGGTACCACTGCCGAGTCGGTTACCACTACAGCCGAAGAGAAAAAGCAGATACTGCAAACTATAAAAGAACACGTTAACGGGCGCGTGCCGTTGGTATACGGTCTTGGTGGCAACAACACCCAGGAACTGCTAAATAGCTTCGCTACTACCGACCTTAATGGCATTGATGCCATCCTTTCGGTGAGCCCATACTATAACAAGCCATCGCAGCAAGGCATTTACCAGCATTATGTGGCTATTGCCGATGCATCGCCGGTGCCGGTTATTTTGTATAACGTGCCGGGCCGCACAGGCAGCAACGTTACCGCTGAAACAACTTTAAAACTGGCTGCGCACCCAAACATAGTAGCTATAAAAGAAGCATCGGGTAATCTGGAGCAGTGTATGGCAATTGCCAAACACAAACCAGCCGACTTTATGCTGATCTCCGGCGACGACGTACTGACCTTGCCGATGATCTCGATTGGGGCAGTTGGTGTTATCTCGGTGCTGGCAAACGCTTTCCCGGAGAAGTTCAGCAATATGATCCGCCATGGCCTGAATTATGATTTTGCCAAAGCGTCTCAATTGCTATACGACTTTGTTGACATTAACCCGCTGATGTACGAAGAAGGCAACCCGGTTGGCGTAAAAGCCCTGCTGGAGCGTTTCGGTGTTTGCGAGCCTGCAGTTCGTATGCCATTGGTTGAAGCATCTGCCGGCCTCCGCGACAGGCTGTATAAACTGATCTAA
- a CDS encoding SRPBCC family protein → MKLLKRIGFGLLALVLLLIAGSLFISSKLKVERSVEVAAPAEAAFEQVNTLRNWEQWSPWHKIDPHMLLTYSGPDGGPGSSYNWFSKHPDVGDGEFKIINTEPYKKIDAEMQFGPSNKATTNYVFEETAKGTRITWAMESELGMNPVNKFFGILFLDKYVGTDFERGLNNMKQILEAKQLPQQDPHAGHGH, encoded by the coding sequence ATGAAATTATTAAAGAGAATCGGATTCGGGCTGCTCGCACTGGTCTTGCTGCTCATTGCCGGCTCGTTGTTCATCTCCTCTAAATTAAAGGTAGAACGCTCTGTTGAAGTTGCGGCGCCTGCCGAAGCTGCTTTTGAGCAGGTAAACACGCTGCGTAACTGGGAGCAATGGTCGCCGTGGCACAAAATAGATCCGCATATGTTGCTAACGTACAGCGGCCCGGATGGCGGACCTGGTTCCAGCTACAATTGGTTCAGCAAACACCCGGACGTTGGCGATGGCGAATTCAAGATCATCAACACGGAGCCTTATAAAAAGATTGATGCTGAAATGCAGTTTGGGCCCAGCAATAAAGCTACCACCAACTATGTTTTTGAAGAAACCGCAAAAGGTACCCGCATAACATGGGCTATGGAGTCTGAACTGGGCATGAACCCGGTTAATAAATTTTTTGGCATCCTGTTCCTGGATAAATATGTAGGCACCGATTTCGAGCGCGGCCTGAACAACATGAAGCAGATCCTGGAAGCAAAACAATTACCGCAGCAGGACCCGCATGCAGGGCATGGACATTAA
- a CDS encoding NAD(P)/FAD-dependent oxidoreductase, protein MQHDKHVVVIGNGIAGITLAQKLRARSDCRITVISAESPTHFSRPALMYVYMGHMRYQDIIPYPDWYYKEQKIEQLHDYVETIDFETRTLKLQHSEPLTYDQLVLATGSSAVYYNWPGMQLKGVQGLITLQDLELMQQQTNGIKQAVIVGGGLIGIEMAEMLQSKGIQVTMLVREKQYWQSNLPEKEAGLVTQHILACGIELKLQDELAEILGDETGTVKAVKSKNGEMIPCQFVGIATGVKPTIEFLKTSGIELGKGILVNNFFETSIKDVYAIGDCAQFKEPAPGEPALEQLWYTGRQHGEVLAAVLTGDRKPYIRGPWFNSAKFLNIEYQTYGFVPHTWDEQRYSSLYWEHPAKSKAMRFFYERESGNLKGVNLLGIRFRHDLCHYWLKENYTIHQVMEQLSAVNFDSEFFQRYEPELLTQYYLQHPDRQAPAKQQGWWKLRQHFSLFSETPDNC, encoded by the coding sequence ATGCAGCACGACAAACATGTAGTAGTGATTGGGAACGGGATAGCCGGTATTACACTGGCACAGAAGCTACGCGCACGCTCCGATTGCCGCATTACAGTTATTTCTGCTGAATCCCCAACTCACTTTTCCCGCCCTGCGCTGATGTATGTGTACATGGGCCACATGCGCTACCAGGATATTATTCCGTATCCTGACTGGTACTATAAAGAACAGAAGATTGAACAGCTGCATGATTATGTAGAAACGATAGATTTTGAAACAAGAACACTAAAACTACAGCATTCAGAACCACTAACGTACGACCAGCTCGTGTTGGCCACAGGATCTTCGGCGGTATATTATAACTGGCCGGGTATGCAGCTAAAAGGCGTACAGGGGTTAATAACGTTACAGGACCTGGAGCTGATGCAACAGCAGACCAACGGCATAAAACAGGCAGTTATAGTTGGCGGCGGACTGATAGGAATTGAAATGGCGGAAATGCTGCAAAGCAAAGGCATACAGGTAACCATGCTGGTTCGTGAGAAACAGTACTGGCAAAGCAACCTGCCTGAGAAGGAGGCCGGACTGGTAACACAGCACATCCTGGCTTGTGGTATAGAACTGAAACTTCAGGATGAATTAGCGGAAATACTTGGTGACGAAACCGGTACGGTCAAAGCCGTTAAGTCAAAAAACGGAGAAATGATTCCCTGCCAGTTTGTGGGCATAGCTACCGGTGTAAAGCCAACTATAGAATTTTTAAAAACATCTGGTATTGAGCTTGGTAAAGGTATTCTGGTAAACAATTTCTTTGAGACCAGCATAAAGGATGTTTATGCCATTGGGGACTGCGCCCAGTTTAAGGAACCTGCACCCGGAGAACCGGCACTGGAACAACTCTGGTATACCGGCCGGCAACACGGCGAAGTACTGGCAGCGGTACTTACCGGCGACCGAAAACCCTATATCCGTGGCCCCTGGTTTAACTCCGCCAAGTTCCTGAACATTGAGTACCAGACCTACGGCTTTGTTCCCCACACCTGGGATGAGCAACGCTATAGTTCGCTTTACTGGGAGCATCCGGCTAAAAGTAAAGCCATGCGTTTCTTTTATGAGCGCGAAAGCGGTAATCTGAAAGGTGTAAATCTGCTGGGCATCCGCTTCCGACATGACCTGTGTCATTACTGGCTAAAAGAGAACTATACAATACACCAGGTAATGGAGCAGCTCAGTGCCGTTAACTTCGATTCAGAGTTTTTTCAGCGGTACGAACCCGAACTTTTAACACAATATTACCTGCAGCATCCGGACAGGCAAGCACCCGCAAAGCAACAAGGTTGGTGGAAACTACGCCAGCACTTTTCCCTCTTCTCAGAAACACCCGACAACTGTTAA